A region from the Streptomyces tsukubensis genome encodes:
- a CDS encoding MaoC/PaaZ C-terminal domain-containing protein, which produces MPIDPVRALAAEPRTAEISWDHRDVQLYHLGLGAGIPATDPGELRYTLESRLHVLPTFATVAGRGKGIAGGLTGPGLDIDLTAVLHGGQTVRLHRPVPPVGTAVSSSRVAAVHDKGKAAVVVLRTEASDAEGPLWTNDAQIFVRGEGGFGGERGPSVRTELPDREPDKTVERHIREDQALLYRLSGDLNPLHADPEFAALAGFDRPILHGLCTYGMTLKAVVDTLLGGEPARITSYTTRFAGIVFPGETLRIRMWAEDERRVRVAVGAVERDDAPVLTDTLVEHH; this is translated from the coding sequence ATGCCCATCGACCCCGTCAGGGCCCTCGCCGCCGAACCCCGCACCGCCGAAATCTCCTGGGACCACCGGGACGTCCAGCTCTACCATCTGGGCCTGGGCGCCGGGATCCCCGCGACCGACCCCGGCGAACTCCGCTACACCCTGGAGTCCCGGCTCCACGTCCTGCCGACCTTCGCCACGGTCGCCGGTCGGGGCAAGGGCATCGCGGGCGGCCTCACCGGCCCCGGGCTCGACATCGACCTCACCGCCGTGCTCCACGGCGGCCAGACCGTCCGCCTCCACCGCCCCGTCCCGCCCGTCGGCACCGCCGTCTCGTCGAGCCGGGTCGCCGCCGTCCACGACAAGGGCAAGGCCGCCGTCGTCGTCCTGCGGACCGAGGCCTCCGACGCCGAGGGACCGCTCTGGACCAACGACGCGCAGATCTTCGTCCGGGGGGAGGGCGGCTTCGGCGGCGAACGCGGCCCCTCCGTCCGTACCGAACTCCCCGACCGCGAACCCGACAAGACCGTCGAGCGGCACATCAGGGAGGACCAGGCGCTGCTGTACCGGCTCTCCGGCGATCTCAATCCGCTCCACGCCGATCCGGAGTTCGCCGCGCTCGCCGGCTTCGACCGGCCGATCCTGCACGGGTTGTGCACCTACGGAATGACCCTCAAGGCCGTCGTCGACACCCTCCTCGGCGGGGAGCCGGCCCGGATCACCTCGTACACCACACGCTTCGCCGGGATCGTCTTCCCCGGCGAGACGCTCCGGATCCGCATGTGGGCGGAGGACGAACGCCGGGTACGGGTCGCGGTCGGCGCCGTCGAGCGGGACGACGCGCCCGTCCTCACCGACACCCTCGTCGAACACCACTGA
- a CDS encoding response regulator, giving the protein MEEMPQDHRPAVSVRILLAGDGGATGGALALLLGLEPGFAVVAQVGRGSEVADAARDRRPDVALLDAVLPDGDGLDATTRLLAEAPECRVLLLTGSGRPGLADRALAAGAVGLLVKDGPHEELVRAVHRCLTGETVIDPALLPPPDPAQPTG; this is encoded by the coding sequence ATGGAAGAAATGCCCCAGGATCATCGCCCGGCCGTGTCCGTACGGATCCTGCTCGCCGGGGACGGCGGAGCGACCGGCGGGGCGCTGGCCCTGCTGCTGGGACTCGAACCCGGTTTCGCCGTGGTCGCGCAGGTGGGGCGGGGCTCGGAGGTGGCGGACGCGGCACGGGACCGCCGACCCGATGTCGCCCTGCTGGACGCGGTGCTCCCGGACGGCGACGGTCTCGACGCCACCACCCGGCTGCTCGCCGAAGCGCCCGAATGCCGGGTGCTGCTGCTGACCGGCTCCGGCCGCCCCGGTCTCGCGGACCGGGCGCTGGCCGCCGGGGCGGTGGGCCTGCTGGTCAAGGACGGACCGCACGAGGAACTGGTCCGGGCCGTGCACCGCTGTCTCACCGGGGAGACCGTGATCGACCCGGCCCTGCTGCCTCCCCCGGACCCGGCGCAGCCGACCGGCTGA
- a CDS encoding MFS transporter, translated as MPHSRPHHPSEPHRGKPLQTGTGADAGTGTGTGVHAVVPAPDPAAVTAALPAEPRAGGPRRPASGPARAPGGPRRSVPTWLVLLTVCAGQFLVVLDVSVVNVALPSMRTDLGLSTTGLQWVLNAYTIAFAGFMLLGGRAADLFGSKRMFLVGLGLFTVASLAGGVAQEGWQLLAARAVQGLGAAVLAPATLTIIMAAVPPGPARTRAIGTWAAVGAAGGAAGGLVGGLLTDLLSWRWVLLINVPVGALVLVAGVLWLAEGRGGPGRRLDLPGAVLVTAGLAAVAYGIVETEAAGWGSPASLLPLFAGVLLLGVFVAVEARTAVPLMPLKLFRSRAVTAANATMLLTGSASFASWFFMTMYAQNVLGYGPLKAGVALIPSSISIVVGSKLAPPLMARVGTRTVAVGGALVASAGFAWQSAMTADGSYATSVLGPGVLMLAGIGLAATPLSALATAGVAAEDAGLASGLINTSRTMGGALGLAVLSTVAASRSGGSTSPEALTAGYALAFRCGAVALFTAALLMLVWLPKGEGER; from the coding sequence ATGCCCCACTCACGACCGCACCACCCGTCCGAACCCCATCGCGGCAAACCTCTCCAAACCGGCACCGGCGCAGACGCAGGGACCGGCACCGGCACCGGTGTTCACGCCGTCGTCCCGGCACCTGACCCGGCGGCCGTCACGGCAGCCCTCCCCGCCGAGCCCCGCGCGGGCGGCCCCCGCCGCCCCGCGAGCGGTCCAGCCCGGGCCCCGGGCGGTCCGCGGCGGTCCGTCCCCACCTGGCTGGTGCTGCTCACGGTCTGCGCCGGACAGTTCCTGGTCGTCCTCGACGTGTCCGTGGTCAATGTGGCCCTGCCGTCGATGCGTACCGACCTGGGGCTCTCCACCACCGGGCTCCAGTGGGTGCTGAACGCCTACACCATCGCCTTCGCCGGGTTCATGCTGCTGGGCGGGCGCGCGGCCGATCTGTTCGGCAGCAAGCGGATGTTCCTCGTGGGGCTCGGGCTGTTCACGGTCGCGTCCCTGGCGGGCGGGGTGGCCCAGGAGGGCTGGCAGTTGCTCGCCGCCCGGGCGGTCCAGGGCCTGGGGGCCGCCGTGCTCGCCCCGGCGACCCTCACCATCATCATGGCCGCGGTGCCGCCGGGGCCGGCCCGTACCCGGGCGATAGGGACCTGGGCCGCGGTGGGCGCCGCGGGCGGGGCCGCGGGCGGACTGGTCGGCGGGCTCCTCACGGACCTGCTGTCCTGGCGCTGGGTGCTGCTGATCAACGTGCCCGTCGGGGCGCTGGTCCTGGTGGCCGGGGTGCTCTGGCTGGCGGAGGGGCGCGGCGGCCCGGGGCGCCGGCTCGACCTGCCGGGGGCCGTCCTGGTCACGGCGGGCCTGGCGGCCGTCGCCTACGGCATCGTGGAGACCGAGGCGGCCGGCTGGGGCAGCCCGGCGTCACTGCTGCCGCTGTTCGCCGGAGTGCTGCTGCTCGGGGTGTTCGTGGCCGTGGAGGCGCGGACGGCGGTTCCGCTGATGCCGCTGAAGCTCTTCCGCTCCCGTGCGGTGACCGCGGCGAACGCGACCATGCTGCTGACCGGATCGGCCTCCTTCGCCTCCTGGTTCTTTATGACGATGTACGCGCAGAACGTGCTCGGGTACGGCCCGCTGAAGGCCGGAGTCGCCCTGATACCCAGCTCCATCAGCATCGTCGTCGGCTCGAAGCTGGCGCCGCCGCTGATGGCCCGGGTGGGGACCCGGACGGTCGCCGTCGGCGGCGCCCTGGTGGCGTCCGCGGGTTTCGCCTGGCAGTCGGCGATGACGGCCGACGGAAGCTATGCGACCTCCGTACTCGGCCCCGGAGTGCTGATGCTGGCCGGGATCGGGCTGGCGGCGACCCCGCTCTCCGCGCTGGCGACCGCCGGGGTGGCTGCGGAGGACGCGGGGCTGGCCTCCGGGCTGATCAACACCTCGCGCACCATGGGCGGCGCGCTGGGTCTCGCGGTCCTCTCGACGGTCGCCGCGTCCCGCTCCGGCGGCAGCACCTCGCCGGAGGCCCTGACGGCGGGCTACGCCCTGGCGTTCCGCTGCGGGGCGGTCGCCCTGTTCACGGCGGCGCTGCTGATGCTGGTCTGGCTGCCGAAGGGAGAGGGCGAACGGTAG
- a CDS encoding thiolase C-terminal domain-containing protein has protein sequence MMTASAKSFVLGVGTTPFEKPGARDLPYWDLAREAGTEALTDAGIGYADVEQAVVGYCFQPSTAGQRAVYTLGLTGIPVYNVNNNCATGATALVLARQLVEGGAADCVLALGFEKMRKGPLGGGADAGADFAASPVARHYGVMAAAHGFGAAPPTAQIFGNAAREHMERYGTTEAQLAAVAAKNHRHSAHNPQAQFRDVYTVEEILAARTIHPPLTKLQCSPTSDGAAAVVVVSERFLRQRTPGPGSGGGTAARAVEIAGQAMATDTEESFASGSCIDVVGRPMSRAAAYRAYESSGLGIEDVDVVELHDCFSVNELLTYEALGMCEDGGSGKLVADGATTYGGRWVVNPSGGLISKGHPLGATGLAQTAELVRQLRGEAGKRQVAGARVGLAHNIGLGGAAVVTLLRAR, from the coding sequence ATGATGACGGCCAGTGCGAAGAGCTTTGTCCTCGGCGTCGGCACGACACCCTTCGAGAAACCCGGAGCACGGGATCTGCCGTACTGGGACCTGGCACGGGAAGCGGGTACGGAGGCCCTCACCGATGCCGGAATCGGGTACGCCGACGTGGAACAGGCGGTCGTCGGCTACTGCTTCCAGCCCTCCACGGCCGGTCAGCGCGCCGTGTACACCCTCGGACTCACCGGCATCCCCGTCTACAACGTCAACAACAACTGTGCCACCGGGGCGACCGCACTCGTACTCGCCCGGCAGCTCGTGGAGGGCGGGGCCGCCGACTGCGTACTCGCCCTGGGCTTCGAGAAGATGCGGAAGGGCCCCCTGGGCGGCGGTGCGGACGCCGGAGCCGATTTCGCCGCCTCGCCCGTCGCCCGGCACTACGGGGTGATGGCCGCCGCCCACGGCTTCGGGGCCGCCCCGCCGACCGCCCAGATCTTCGGCAACGCGGCCCGTGAGCACATGGAGCGGTACGGCACCACCGAGGCGCAGCTCGCCGCCGTCGCCGCCAAGAACCACCGCCACTCCGCGCACAATCCGCAGGCCCAGTTCCGGGACGTGTACACGGTGGAGGAGATCCTCGCCGCGCGGACGATCCACCCGCCCCTGACCAAACTCCAGTGCTCGCCGACCTCGGACGGCGCGGCGGCGGTGGTCGTCGTGTCCGAACGCTTCCTGCGGCAGCGGACGCCCGGGCCGGGATCCGGCGGGGGAACGGCGGCGCGGGCCGTGGAGATCGCGGGCCAGGCGATGGCCACCGACACCGAGGAGTCCTTCGCTTCGGGGTCGTGCATCGACGTCGTCGGCCGGCCGATGTCCAGGGCCGCGGCGTACCGGGCATACGAATCGTCGGGGCTGGGGATAGAGGATGTCGACGTCGTCGAACTGCACGACTGCTTCTCCGTCAACGAGCTGCTGACGTACGAGGCGCTGGGCATGTGCGAGGACGGCGGCTCCGGGAAACTGGTGGCCGACGGGGCGACGACCTACGGCGGCCGCTGGGTGGTCAATCCGTCGGGCGGGCTGATCTCCAAGGGGCATCCGCTGGGCGCGACCGGGCTGGCGCAGACCGCCGAACTGGTCCGGCAGCTCCGGGGCGAGGCGGGGAAACGGCAGGTCGCGGGCGCGCGGGTGGGGCTGGCGCACAACATCGGACTCGGCGGGGCCGCGGTGGTCACCCTCCTGCGGGCCCGATAG